A stretch of the Theileria equi strain WA chromosome 1, complete sequence genome encodes the following:
- a CDS encoding ATPase, AAA family domain containing protein (encoded by transcript BEWA_021690A), which translates to MNLPFSVIRSCFLRDINKNYSEIYCRLFTLNRPHRYALFLRGFGHTSVLNNVEYKLLHYFISDNRYFSSSKVPKGFGKFTKGGVTPDPKSTETEGSSQAKNESKDDENGRSKPEGDSGPNDNDPKSKYNLVLEPWSLFIIGMTSVLLLELMDTRNLRNEITMQEFISKYFMKGYVTRIQVVNKEFCRCYISQIPPLVLPKYVTFRIGSVDSFEQKINDIQASMGLHPQDYIPIRYVNETNFLSEVKKSLPYLFFTILLVTGLRKISIKGAGGMDRIFKIGRATPMDVKDLKVKVKFKDVAGMHEAKKEISEFVDFLRNPQRYESFGAKIPKGVLLCGDPGTGKTLLAKAVAGEANVPFYSMSGSDFIEVFVGVGPSRVRDLFEKARKNAPAIIFIDEIDAVGKKRSKGGFSGGANDERENTLNQLLVEMDGFKTTTGVIVLAGTNRADILDPALTRPGRFDRTVNISKPDLDERYEIFKVHLKPLKFNPSLDVDEVARRLASLTPNFVGAEIANVSNEAAIQAARRRSENGVCMIDFDNAIERVMAGMKRPPGLLTPQQKLVVAYHEVGHALVGWWLEHADPVLKVSIIPRSSGALGFAQQLPDDSMLFSREALLDKIAVILGGRAAEDIFIGKITTGATDDLNKVTKMCYAFVSKWGMNSKLGLVSFQRDSGEDPNFYRSYSETTAQIIDKEVRSMIEMQYKRVKDMLSGKAELVHKLSQLLYDKETITYKDIANCVGEREFPIKDKHKPYIDVRLLEDEPTTLLGEPTGNVDANEPGIA; encoded by the coding sequence ATGAATCTACCATTTTCGGTTATTAGAAGTTGTTTTTTGCGCGATATTAATAAAAATTACAGTGAAATATATTGTAGATTGTTCACGCTTAACAGACCACATCGTTATGCGTTGTTTTTAAGAGGTTTTGGGCACACTTCAGTTCTTAACAATGTGGAATATAAACTATTACATTATTTTATAAGTGATAATCGTTATTTTTCATCAAGCAAGGTGCCAAAGGGGTTTGGTAAGTTCACCAAAGGAGGCGTTACACCAGATCCCAAATCCACTGAGACGGAAGGATCATCTCAAGCTAAGAATGAATcaaaagatgatgaaaacgGAAGATCCAAGCCCGAAGGGGACTCTGGACCAAATGATAATGATCCGAAATCAAAATATAATCTTGTTCTTGAACCATGGTCATTATTTATAATCGGCATGACCTCCGTACTTCTGTTGGAGTTAATGGACACAAGAAATCTGCGAAATGAAATAACAATGCAGGAATttatttcaaaatattttatgaAGGGTTATGTAACTCGCATTCAGGTAGTAAATAAAGAATTTTGCCGTTGCTACATATCTCAGATTCCTCCCTTAGTGCTACCAAAGTATGTAACATTCAGAATAGGATCTGTTGACTCATTTGAACAGAAGATAAATGATATTCAGGCATCTATGGGTCTTCATCCACAGGATTACATACCAATTCGTTATGTCAATGAGACAAATTTCCTTTCCGAGGTAAAGAAGTCGCTTCCATATCTGTTTTTTACGATTCTTCTTGTTACTGGACTTCGTAAAATATCCATTAAGGGTGCAGGTGGAATGGATcgaatttttaaaatcgGAAGAGCAACACCTATGGATGTCAAGGATTTGAAAGTTAAGGTAAAATTTAAGGATGTGGCTGGAATGCATGAAGCAAAGAAAGAAATTAGCGAATTTGTTGATTTTTTGCGTAATCCTCAGAGATATGAATCATTTGGAGCTAAAATACCTAAAGGTGTCCTACTATGTGGTGACCCAGGTACAGGAAAAACCCTATTGGCTAAAGCTGTAGCTGGAGAAGCTAATGTACCATTTTATTCCATGTCAGGAAGTGATTTTATTGAGGTATTTGTTGGTGTAGGGCCCTCACGTGTACGTGACCTATTTGAGAAAGCCAGAAAGAATGCGCCAGCTATAATATTTATAGATGAAATTGATGCGGTTGGTAAGAAAAGGTCAAAGGGTGGATTTTCAGGAGGTGCTAATGATGAAAGAGAGAATACACTAAATCAACTTTTGGTTGAAATGGACGGATTCAAAACGACAACAGGTGTTATCGTATTAGCAGGTACTAATCGTGCTGATATATTGGACCCTGCCCTTACACGTCCCGGTAGATTTGATAGAACTGTAAATATTTCTAAACCTGACCTAGATGAACGCTATGAAATCTTCAAAGTTCATTTAAAACCTCTCAAGTTTAACCCGTCACTCGATGTGGATGAGGTCGCCAGAAGGTTAGCATCATTAACACCGAATTTTGTTGGAGCTGAAATagcaaatgtttcaaatGAAGCTGCCATTCAGGCTGCTAGAAGAAGATCGGAAAATGGTGTCTGTATGATTGATTTTGATAATGCAATAGAAAGGGTAATGGCTGGAATGAAAAGACCACCAGGTTTATTAACTCCACAGCAAAAATTAGTTGTAGCATATCATGAAGTGGGACATGCCCTGGTTGGATGGTGGTTAGAACACGCCGACCCCGTTTTGAAGGTTTCTATCATTCCTAGATCTAGTGGAGCGCTTGGGTTCGCACAGCAACTACCAGATGACTCAATGTTATTTAGTCGTGAGGCACTTTTAGACAAAATAGCAGTCATTCTTGGTGGAAGAGCTGCTGAGGATATCTTCATTGGAAAAATTACTACAGGTGCAACTGATGATCTGAATAAAGTCACAAAAATGTGCTATGCTTTTGTTTCTAAATGGGGAATGAATTCGAAGTTAGGATTGGTATCATTTCAGCGTGATTCCGGCGAAGATCCTAATTTTTATCGCTCATATTCGGAGACAACAGCCCAAATAATTGATAAAGAAGTAAGATCTATGATTGAAATGCAGTACAAGAGGGTAAAAGATATGTTGAGTGGAAAGGCGGAACTCGTTCACAAACTATCACAACTTCTTTATGATAAGGAAACCATAACATACAAAGATATCGCAAATTGTGTTGGAGAACGGGAATTTCCAATCAAAGATAAGCACAAACCGTATATTGACGTTAGGCTCTTGGAGGATGAACCTACAACACTACTAGGGGAACCTACCGGTAATGTGGATGCAAATGAACCAGGCATTGCATAA
- a CDS encoding hypothetical protein (encoded by transcript BEWA_021670A), with amino-acid sequence MDNSVLNTSHIGKKTNKSAGNTLKNRVSSIRPASSIPLKDRLNKGNDGHISSLEDLSEQASRLFSPYKPLDSTIKSLKPKLVSKKKITAKSFNKNINFNYLSTNPSSKQNKAPQTEKISKSDRLTLSKDQEDNIKKQSEQFFNQLTKNDSNTDYSQVVVFKNKDIEKNIKIEESANNIIIPLISHNKAGSSGLVVIKPKSQCGPLINLRGTMIVVFLDVEDNKVSFESSNLNRKRIVCSNQNQLLILPNDTFVLYNDSSDKYAKICILTSKKTGKELKYLRKVEQLKAVGNLF; translated from the exons ATGGACAATTCCGTATTAAATACATCCCATATAGGAAAGAAAACGAATAAATCCGCGGGcaatactttgaaaaatagaG TTAGTTCGATTAGACCCGCATCATCTATACCCCTGAAAGACAGATTAAACAAGGGTAATGATGGCCATATCTCTTCACTCGAAGATCTAAGTGAACAGGCATCTAGATTATTTTCACCGTATAAACCTTTGGATAGCACTATCAAGTCACTAAAGCCAAAACTTGTATCAAAGAAAAAAATAACAGCAAAGTCATTTAATAAGAACATAAATTTCAATTATCTAAGCACGAACCCATCCTCCAAACAGAATAAAGCACCTCAGACTGAGAAAattt CAAAATCTGACCGACTCACTCTTTCAAAAGATCAAGAGGATAACATAAAGAAGCAATCAGAACAATTTTTCAACCAATTAACAAAGAATGACAGTAATACCGATTATTCTCAGGTAGTTGTTTTTAAGAATAAGGATATTGAAaaaaacattaaaattgAAGAAAGTGCGAATAACATTATAATTCCACTCATTAGCCACAACAAGGCTGGATCATCCGGTTTAGTAGTAATCAAACCTAAATCACAATGTGGTCCACTAATCAATCTTCGGGGAACTATGATAGTGGTATTTTTAGATGTCGAAGATAATAAGGTTTCGTTTGAAAGTTCCAATTTAAACAGAAAGAGGATCGTCTGTTCAAATCAAAATCAATTACTCATTCTACCAAACGATACCTTTGTATTATATAACGATAGTAGCGATAAATATGCCAAGATATGTATACTAACATCAAAAAAAACTGGAAAAGAACTAAAGTATTTGCGCAAAGTTGAACAATTAAAAGCAGTGGGAAATTTATTTTAA
- a CDS encoding hypothetical protein (encoded by transcript BEWA_021680A) — protein MVDDIHQEETPKSESANPLTPVIVEYCPHCTLPYDFCDFGDVWDTGACFKECSRRYPEIFPIDSLAIDQLSSLTLSVKPKKKSAKEIPQEVTIQRSSRTKRKVITSITGLHLFGVKLEPLCKQFSKLFATGATIVKGLPGQLDRIDVQVRYIDKRKLNY, from the exons ATGGTGGATGATATTCACCAAGAAGAAACTCCAAAATCGGAATCTGCAAATCCCCTGACACCGGTTATAGTTGAATATTGTCCACATTGTACATTACCGTatgatttttgtgattttgGAGATGTATGGGACACTGGAGCCtgttttaaagaatgttCACGGCGTTATCCGGAAATTTTCCCTATAGATTCACTGGCTATTGACCAATTATCTTCTCTTACATTGTCTGTAAAACCTAAAAAGAAATCCGCAAAAGAGATACCGCAAGAGGTAACAATTCAACGTAGTTCAAGAACCAAACGTAAAGTAATTACGTCCATCACTGGATTGCATCTATTTG GTGTTAAACTAGAACCGCTTTGCAAGCAATTTTCTAAACTATTTGCCACGGGTGCTACGATCGTTAAGGGATTACCTGGACAACTGGATAGGATAGATGTACAGGTGCGCTATATAGACAAACGTAAATTAAATTATTAG
- a CDS encoding hypothetical protein (encoded by transcript BEWA_021720A), translated as MSSLKDDPASRLKALERMGVLKDYGAIHKCTVIIVGIGGVGAVVAEMLTRCGIGKLILFDYDDVELANMNRLFYTPNQVGLPKVKAAEETLKNINNAVIIDTNNYNICKDYQIFYDKITTGGLNGEQVNLVLSCVDNYAARVAINKACCQADQVWMNSGVSENATSGQIQTCIPGITACFLCAPPYIVATNGNENTIKRADVCTASLPTTMGVVAGLLAHNALKYLLKFGAVTKFLTYNSLQDYFPSYSMSHSPDCTEKYCLEQQEKKRGFVEHETQNEPESEAIEHSTNEYHIKLVDESGLREVIKEDTQKCAQDDLPAVKLSVSELRKQLLDASITKNST; from the exons ATGAGTAGCTTAAAGGATGATCCAGCTTCTAGGCTGAAGGCCCTCGAGAGAATGGGTGTTCTTAAGGATTATGGAGCGATACACAAATGTACAGTAATAATCGTAGGAATTGGTGGAGTTGGCGCGGTTGTGGCTGAAATGTTGACAAGATGTGGGATAGGAAAACTAATATTATTCGATTATGATGATGTTGAACTTGCCAATATGAATAGACTATTTTATACGCCTAATCAAGTTGGCCTTCCCAAAGTAAAG GCTGCCGAAGAAACGCTTAAAAATATTAACAATGCGGTCATAATAGACACAAATAATTACAACATATGTAAAGActatcaaatattttatgaTAAAATAACAACCGGAGGATTGAATGGAGAACAGGTTAATCTGGTTTTGAGTTGTGTTGATAATTATGCTGCACGTGTTGCAATTAATAAGGCGTGTTGTCAAGCTGATCAGGTCTGGATGAATTCAGGAGTATCTGAAAATGCAACAAGTGGTCaaatacaaacttgtaTTCCCGGAATAACGGCATGCTTCCTTTGTGCTCCTCCTTATATTGTTGCAAcaaatggaaatgagaATACAATTAAGCGTGCTGACGTATGTACAGCGAGTCTACCAACAACAATGGGTGTAGTTGCTGGATTATTAGCCCACAATGCTTTGAAGTACCTTCTAAAATTTGGTGCCGTTACCAAATTTTTGACATACAATTCTCTACAAGATTATTTTCCATCTTACTCCATGTCCCATAGCCCTGATTGTACTGAAAAATATTGTCTGGAACAGCAAGAAAAAAAGCGTGGATTTGTTGAACATGAAACTCAGAATGAGCCAGAATCAGAGGCCATCGAACACTCCACCAATGAGTATCATATTAAATTGGTAGATGAAAGTGGTTTGCGAGAAGTTATAAAGGAGGATACTCAAAAATGTGCTCAAGACGATTTGCCAGCTGTTAAGCTGTCTGTTAGTGAATTAAGAAAACAGTTGTTAGATGCATCAATTACCAAAAATTCAACCTAG
- a CDS encoding DEAD box ATP-dependent RNA helicase family member protein (encoded by transcript BEWA_021700A): MFFGSKLPRLRRFGYLYKNDNDFKSKKIREEKSKNDDPVTKDSSDFSSLNLSQILVEWLRSRGITRMTKVQSLAITPLLQSGKDVLVQSRTGSGKTLCFVLPLLQLYMNTKGYNDIKGIINVFGLIVLPTRELAIQVSDIIRDSLSYIEDPGYAKTSVKTKNMFKIHDMILYCPLLIGGISIDNNVKSLNSAKEHKFVRSFLVATPGRLRHLMDMLSQEFVWSFKNLVLLILDEADRLLEMGYQNDMSIIFGQLPKQRRTGVYSATLSNGVKDLAKICLSNPVLIDPDSQTPSKDNFTLENVEKKKYSTPDGLNNYYILLNTQEKLPFVMLFIQYLKSINATKCVLFFLSCDLVDYYFDILKGLSLYSNPFDTTGSKLVEDPCVTYHKIHRKLTTKKRQQSFNAFKAPSVDTNGSNKNLHVLLCTDLFSRGIDIPKIDWIIQFDPPQDPNFYVHRIGRVCRADNTGNALLFLTPNEESYIQFQLNRNIRLTKLTNNILDPVLDIVTSISSEKILPFLLNNNVDVDTRIEDGTMTYSEYLKQRPLPNPVLPWDITAMFLSYLRSYISTDRKLLLSASKAFVSYAKSYSEHRLKLIFEINKFDYGSLATSMGVLRIPRIKEILGRKMENFMPSNIIPNSVPFKDKKLELERLKKMEETPKIIKPKEKKQPAPQKSNRTRSQKRMTKKQNSYDEWLELSKEESLVKKLKKRKITYDKFEKLLNNEESDWEQELDNFVRETQTSDNESYKKWISGGKRGRKKR; the protein is encoded by the coding sequence ATGTTTTTTGGAAGCAAATTACCTCGCCTAAGGCGATTTGGGTATctttataaaaatgataacGATTTTAAATCGAAAAAAATACGAGAAgaaaaatccaaaaacgATGATCCGGTTACAAAAGATTCTAGTGACTTCTCTTCACTTAATTTAAGTCAAATCTTGGTAGAATGGCTAAGGAGTAGAGGTATAACACGCATGACAAAGGTCCAAAGTCTTGCAATaactcctcttcttcaatCTGGAAAGGACGTGCTAGTTCAATCTCGTACGGGATCCGGGAAAACGCTTTGTTTTGTTCTTCCATTATTGCAATTATATATGAACACGAAAGGATACAATGATATAAAGGGTATTATTAACGTTTTTGGTTTGATCGTGCTACCGACTAGAGAACTTGCTATTCAGGTTTCCGATATAATAAGAGATTCTCTGTCGTACATTGAAGACCCAGGATATGCAAAAACTTCTGTAAAGACTAAAAATATGTTTAAAATTCATGATATGATTCTATATTGCCCTCTATTGATAGGTGGAATTAGCATTGATAACAATGTAAAATCGCTAAACAGTGCTAAGGAACATAAATTTGTAAGATCATTTCTTGTAGCTACACCCGGAAGGTTGCGTCACTTGATGGATATGCTATCTCAAGAATTTGTTTGgtcctttaaaaatttaGTCCTATTAATCCTAGATGAAGCTGATCGTCTACTCGAAATGGGATATCAAAATGATATGAGTATAATTTTTGGTCAATTGCCAAAACAAAGAAGAACTGGTGTGTATTCTGCCACGTTATCGAATGGTGTAAAAGATCTAGCTAAAATTTGTCTGTCAAACCCTGTTTTAATAGATCCTGATTCACAAACACCGTCTAAAGATAATTTTACACTagaaaatgtggaaaaaaaaaaatattctacCCCTGATGGTCTCAATAACTATTACATACTCTTAAACACACAAGAGAAACTTCCATTTGTAATGCTATTCATACAATATCTTAAATCAATTAATGCAACAAAATGTGTGTTGTTCTTTCTATCATGTGACCTTGTGGATTACTACTTTGATATTCTGAAGGGCTTATCTTTGTACTCAAATCCATTTGATACAACTGGTAGTAAATTGGTAGAGGATCCATGTGTTACTTATCACAAAATTCACAGAAAACTGACAACAAAAAAAAGACAGCAGAGTTTTAATGCGTTTAAAGCACCTAGTGTGGATACAAATGGTTCTAATAAGAATCTTCATGTATTGTTATGTACCGATCTTTTTTCTAGGGGAATTGACATTCCAAAAATAGACTGGATTATTCAATTTGATCCGCCCCAAGATCCAAATTTTTATGTTCATAGAATTGGCCGGGTTTGTAGAGCTGATAACACTGGAAACGCTCTCCTATTTCTTACACCTAACGAAGAATCCTATATTCAGTTCCAACTAAATAGGAACATCAGATTAACCAAACTAACGAATAACATCTTGGATCCAGTTTTAGATATAGTAACAAGCATTTCCAGTGAAAAAATTCTGCCGTTTTTGTTAAATAACAATGTAGATGTCGATACTAGAATAGAAGATGGGACTATGACGTATTCCGAATACCTAAAGCAGAGACCTCTGCCTAATCCAGTTCTTCCATGGGATATAACAGCGATGTTTCTCTCTTATCTACGTTCATATATATCAACAGATCGTAAACTTCTTCTATCAGCATCTAAGGCATTCGTTTCATACGCAAAGTCATATTCTGAACACAGATTAAAACTAATATTTGAGATCAATAAATTTGACTATGGATCTCTTGCAACTTCCATGGGTGTTTTGAGGATTCCTAGAATAAAGGAAATACTGGGGagaaaaatggaaaattttatGCCCAGCAATATCATTCCAAATAGTGTTCCCTTCAAAGACAAAAAACTGGAACTTGAAAGGTTAaaaaaaatggaagagaCACCAAAAATCATCAAGCCAAAAGAGAAGAAACAACCAGCCCCTCAAAAATCAAACAGAACTAGGAGTCAAAAGCGTATGACTAAAAAGCAAAATTCATATGATGAATGGTTAGAATTATCGAAGGAGGAATCCCTTGTTAAAAAATtgaaaaagaggaaaatCACCTATGAcaaatttgaaaagttaCTAAACaatgaagaatctgattGGGAACAGGAACTGGATAACTTTGTCAGGGAAACCCAGACGAGTGACAATGAATCATacaaaaaatggataaGCGGTGGTAAGAGGGGTCGTAAGAAACGATAG
- a CDS encoding signal peptide-containing protein (encoded by transcript BEWA_021730A) yields MFRRVSFIFSLLLVVNSTICIAFFFSLKPAEYTEMEKKVKRTNPKYVPTHSDVETCIMNNWWDLAKKIVILSHEQDIDLSSTVHSTVEKIQRDSKELVNLLNKQYNELDIVNAALQWAESPNEIFLSIKFSARWSSPGALQVENEKLDVNEDKLEYSGIGMHSGKRKKYQVKLHLFGNVIGSHTKVTPVSMGRFSITLKKAVPGVWNYLNKSTEKLPNQQIWWEMKEKYQEECENFEVPGEL; encoded by the exons ATGTTCAGGCGCGTGtcgtttatattttcactCCTACTAGTGGTAAATTCCACAATATGTATAGCTTTCTTTTTTTCGTTAAAACCTGCGGAATACACagagatggaaaagaaggTCAAAAGGACAAATCCCAAATACGTTCCTACTCATTC GGATGTAGAAACTTGTATAATGAATAATTGGTGGGACCTTGCGAAAAAAATTGTTATTCTTTCTCATGAACAAG ATATCGATCTATCATCGACTGTACATTCAACCGTAGAAAAGATTCAAAGAGATTCCAAGGAACTCGTAAATCTACTTAACAAGCAATACAACGAACTGGATATTGTAAATGCTGCTTTACAATGGGCTGAATCACCTAATGAAATATTTCTTAGCATTAAATTTTCAGCAAGATGGAGCAGCCCCGGGGCGTTGCAAGTGGAAAACGAAAAACTAGATGTAAATGAGGATAAATTAGAGTATAGTGGAATAGGAATGCATTCGggaaaaagaaagaaaTACCAAGTAAAACTCCATctatttggaaatgttaTAGGATCGCATACCAAAGTTACTCCAGTATCCATGGGACGCTTCTCAATCACACTTAAAAAGGCGGTACCAGGAGTATGGAATTATCTGAACAAGTCGACGGAAAAGCTTccaaaccaacaaatttgGTGGGAAATGAAAGAAAAATACCAAGAGGaatgtgaaaattttgaagtGCCTGGAGAGTTATAA
- a CDS encoding histidyl-tRNA synthetase, putative (encoded by transcript BEWA_021740A) has translation MIACIIFTLYISICCVVESFFVGRSSKLLSQSSLVGRHCNYLKYNLSYKNEILDTVRGAQCYLPGEQRIQRWIQEKWKELSEDFGFQEYSMSVLAPTKIFENANTSEDNEHFKELYTFKDAKGRNISLRGDATPQFMWLIRRFIDDEPQLPSNITKFYAISDCWRYERPSYCRRRNHTQWNLDIIGIATLDAEIELIYMLISFLKSVGFSSDDLYIHLNHKDSTSALLKLLGISEYTPEWLYKFQKTLDKYKRISENEFFESLINIGLTHIQCSRLRQLISTCLSISDIENIFGESGGFVKQLRTIYNGLSFLGISDWIKIDLTIVRGNDYYTGLVFECFDRHNISQRAIAGGGRYDKYFGEAENDERLKFAVGLGMGNIGIINLLKERNLVPKHECSVDIVVHIPPIGINIESNQRSSLLSLVRKLRDNNIFVYQYYKSAKLKKALEYADKCAAKFIISPMPDEESFLLKDLGKNKQEVLTDTKDIADVILERLNNYNT, from the exons ATGATAGCCTGTATTATATTTACTCTGTATATATCAATATGTTGCGTAGTTGAGTCCTTTTTTGTCGGTCGGTCGAGTAAG CTCTTGAGCCAAAGTTCACTCGTAGGAAGACATTGTAACTATTTAAAATACAATTTAAGctataaaaatgaaatatTGGACACAGTCAGAGGAGCTCAATGTTATCTTCCTGGCGAACAAAGAATCCAGAGATGGATTCAAGAGAAG TGGAAAGAGCTCTCTGAAGATTTTGGATTCCAGGAGTATTCGATGAGTGTTTTGGCACctacaaaaatatttgaaaatgcTAACACTTCAGAG GATAATGAACACTTCAAAGAATTATACACTTTTAAGGATGCTAAAGGTCGTAACATCTCTCTAAGAGGAGATGCTACCCCTCAATTCATGTGGTTGATTAGAAGATTTATCGACGATGAACCGCAACTTCCCAGCAATATTACCAAGTTCTATGCGATATCTGACTGTTGGAGATATGAACGCCCAAGTTATTGCCGACGCCGTAATCATACACAGTGGAATTTGGATATAATAG GCATTGCCACTTTGGATGCAGAGATAGAACTTATATATATGTTAATTTCTTTCCTAAAATCG GTTGGATTTTCAAGCGATGATCTATATATCCACCTGAATCACAAAGATTCAACGTCTGCCCTTTTGAAACTTTTAGGGATCTCTGAATATACCCCTGAATGGCTTTACAAGTTTCAAAAAACCCTGGATAAATACAAGAGAATTTCTGAAAATGAATTTTTTGAGTCATTAATTAATATCGGTCTGACTCATATTCAATGTTCCCGGTTGAGACAGTTAATTTCAACATGCTTATCGATATCCGATATTGAAAACATCTTTGGCGAGAGTGGTGGTTTTGTTAAACAACTAAG GACTATATATAATGGATTGTCTTTCCTTGGGATTTCAGATTGGATAAAAATAGATTTAACTATC GTGAGGGGAAATGATTATTATACCGGTTTAGTCTTTGAATGCTTTGACAGACACAATATCTCACAAAGAGCGATTGCTGGTGGAGGAAGATATGATAAGTATTTCGGTGAAG CTGAAAACGATGAGAGATTAAAATTTGCTGTTGGGTTGGGTATGGGTAATATAGGCATCATAAATCTATTAAAGGAGAG AAACCTGGTTCCAAAACATGAGTGTTCTGTTGATATAGTAGTACATATTCCACCGATAGGTATAAATATAGAATCTAATCAAAGAAGTAGTTTATTATCTTTGGTCAGAAAACTGAGAGATAATAACATATTCGTATATCAGTACTATAAATCAGCCAAG TTAAAAAAAGCGCTAGAATATGCAGACAAATGTGCAGCAAAGTTCATAATATCACCAATGCCTGACGAAGAATCATTTTTACTCAAGGATCTCGGTAAAAATAAACAA GAGGTATTAACTGATACAAAAGATATCGCAGATGTAATATTAGAGCGATTAAATAATTATAACACCTAA
- a CDS encoding hypothetical protein (encoded by transcript BEWA_021710A), with amino-acid sequence MASGGMIFPRQCTPAINFTPNNMRYPIPVPNINQYYGEIRSNMGAYIPTGVPAYYPNKCGTTPAINITRGRINTDASIPNFVNGYPQNLNYKRNLTNQVYGSYPKSALKRSSTGNIQLQKRFVPKVYTTEIYPPQMLVSRQNSITYGRRMDSFGVNNFSQSRNSTCQFNGSSRPQSVRTQVKFKPRRPVKTPNTDRSSPLDKAFNSFRQSSIFPSIDTKEAMHLVEGFVSGAVNVFHTIVDELRGDIITGLFKPDDPEYDAARAYYYSTVEEQSQKNSGLTQRIDYIEAIGTHNKISEPVFEEPDRMFMEPHEQDYSKMSEREFEALLLSDSYLHIPPPSLTR; translated from the exons ATGGCAAGTGGCGGTATGATATTTCCGAGACAATGTACTCCTGCTATAAATTTTACACCAAATAACATGCGATATCCTATACCAGTCCCAAATATCAATCAATATTACGGAGAAATAAGAAGCAATATGGGTGCATATATTCCAACTGGCGTTCCAGCATATTATCCAAACAAATGCGGAACGACCCCAGCGATTAATATCACAAGGGGAAGAATAAATACCGATGCTTctattccaaattttgtaaatggaTATCCTCAAAATCTCAATTATAAAAGGAATTTAACAAATCAGGTATATGGTTCATATCCCAAAAGTGCGCTAAAACGAAGTTCAACTGGTAACATACAATTGCAAAAACGCTTTGTCCCAAAGGTATACACTACGGAAATCTATCCCCCCCAAATGCTAGTAAGTCGGCAAAATTCCATCACCTATGGTAGAAGAATGGATTCTTTCGGAGTGAATAATTTTTCACAGTCCAGAAATAGTACATGCCAGTTTAATGGATCAAGTAGACCGCAATCCGTAAGAACTCAGGTTAAATTTAAACCCAGAAGACCGGTAAAGACACCAAATACTGACAGA TCATCTCCATTGGATAAGGCATTCAACAGTTTTAGGCAGAGCTCCATATTCCCTAGCATAGATACAAAAGAGGCCATGCATCTAGTCGAAGGATTTGTTTCTGGCGCTGTCAACGTGTTCCATACAATAGTTGATGAGCTGCGAGGGGATATTATAACAGGATTATTTAAACCAGATGACCCGGAATATGATGCAGCCAGAGCCTACTATTATTCGACTGTAGAAGAACAATCACAGAAAAACTCTGGGTTAACACAAAGAATCGACTATATAGAAGCGATCGGAACGCATAACAAGATTTCCGAACCTGTATTTGAGGAACCTGATAGAATGTTCATGGAACCGCATGAACAAGATTATTCCAAAATGAGTGAAAGAGAATTTGAAGCTTTGCTTTTGAGTGATTCCTACTTGCATATACCCCCTCCATCG Ctgacaagatga